The sequence below is a genomic window from Cedecea neteri.
TCTACGCTGCACTGAAAAAAGCGCAGGAAACCAAAGGTAAAGCGACCGTTATCCTGGCCCACACCATCAAAGGTTACGGCATGGGCGATACCGCAGAAGGTAAAAACATCGCTCACCAGGTGAAGAAAATGAACATGGACGGCGTGCGTTACATCCGCGACCGTTTCAACGTGCCAGTGACCGATGAGCAGGTAGAAAACCTGTCTTACATCACCTTCCCTGAAGGCACTGAAGAGCACAAGTACCTGCACGAACGTCGTCAGGCGCTGAAAGGCTACCTGCCTGCTCGTCAGCCTAACTTCTCCGAAAAACTGGAACTGCCTGCGCTGGAAGACTTCTCTCAGCTGCTGGAAGAGCAGAACAAAGAGATCTCCACCACCATCGCCTTCGTTCGTGCCCTGAACGTAATGCTGAAGAACCCGTCTATCAAAGACCGTCTGGTTCCAATCATCGCCGATGAAGCGCGTACCTTTGGTATGGAAGGTCTGTTCCGTCAGATCGGTATCTACAGCCCGAACGGCCAGCAGTACACCCCGCAGGACCGTGAGCAGGTTGCATACTATAAAGAAGACGAGAAAGGTCAGATTCTGCAGGAAGGGATCAACGAACTGGGTGCAGGCGCATCCTGGCTGGCGGCTGCGACGTCTTACAGCACCAACAACCTGCCGATGATTCCGTTCTACATCTACTATTCCATGTTCGGTTTCCAGCGTATCGGTGACCTGTGCTGGCAGGCTGGCGACCAACAGGCTCGCGGCTTCCTGGTCGGCGGGACTTCCGGTCGTACGACCCTGAACGGTGAAGGTCTGCAGCACGAAGATGGTCACAGCCACATTCAGTCTCTGACTATTCCTAACTGTATCTCTTACGACCCGTCTTACGCGTACGAAGTGGCAGTCATCATGCACGACGGTCTGACCCGTATGTACGGTGAAGCACAAGAGAACATTTACTACTACATCACCACCCTGAACGAAAACTACCACATGCCGGCTATGCCAGCAGGTGCCGAGGAAGGTATCCGTAAAGGTATCTACAAACTCGAAACTGTTGCAGGTAGCAAAGGTAAAGTTCAGCTGCTGGGCTCCGGTTCTATCCTGCGTCACGTGCGTGAAGCAGCACAGATCCTGGCGAACGACTACGGCGTGGGCTCTGACGTGTACAGCGTAACCTCCTTCACCGAACTGGCACGTGATGGCCAGGATTGTGAGCGCTGGAACATGCTGCACCCAATGGAAACTCCGCGCGTACCTTACATCGCTCAGGTGATGAACGACGCTCCAGCGGTTGCTTCTACTGACTATATGAAACTGTTCGCTGAGCAGGTTCGTACTTACGTACCAGCGGATGATTATCGCGTACTGGGCACCGACGGCTTCGGTCGTTCTGACAGCCGCGAAAACCTGCGTCACCACTTCGAAGTTGATGCTTCTTACGTGGTCGTAGCAGCCCTGGGCGAACTGGCTAAACGTGGCGAAATCGATAAG
It includes:
- the aceE gene encoding pyruvate dehydrogenase (acetyl-transferring), homodimeric type; translation: MSERFPNDVDPIETRDWLQAIESVIREEGVERAQYLIDQLLSEASKGGVKVAASAGARNYVNTIAVEDEPEYPGNLDLERRIRSAIRWNAIMTVLRASKKDLELGGHMASFQSSATVYEVCFNHFFRAANEKDGGDLVYFQGHISPGIYARAFLEGRLTEEQMNNFRQEVHGKGLSSYPHPKLMPEFWQFPTVSMGLGPIGAIYQAKFLKYLEHRGLKDTSEQTVYAFLGDGEMDEPESKGAITIATREKLDNLCFIINCNLQRLDGPVTGNGKIINELEGIFSGAGWNVIKVMWGGRWDELLRKDTSGKLIQLMNETVDGDYQTFKSKDGAYVREHFFGKYPETAALVADWTDEQIWALNRGGHDPKKVYAALKKAQETKGKATVILAHTIKGYGMGDTAEGKNIAHQVKKMNMDGVRYIRDRFNVPVTDEQVENLSYITFPEGTEEHKYLHERRQALKGYLPARQPNFSEKLELPALEDFSQLLEEQNKEISTTIAFVRALNVMLKNPSIKDRLVPIIADEARTFGMEGLFRQIGIYSPNGQQYTPQDREQVAYYKEDEKGQILQEGINELGAGASWLAAATSYSTNNLPMIPFYIYYSMFGFQRIGDLCWQAGDQQARGFLVGGTSGRTTLNGEGLQHEDGHSHIQSLTIPNCISYDPSYAYEVAVIMHDGLTRMYGEAQENIYYYITTLNENYHMPAMPAGAEEGIRKGIYKLETVAGSKGKVQLLGSGSILRHVREAAQILANDYGVGSDVYSVTSFTELARDGQDCERWNMLHPMETPRVPYIAQVMNDAPAVASTDYMKLFAEQVRTYVPADDYRVLGTDGFGRSDSRENLRHHFEVDASYVVVAALGELAKRGEIDKKVVADAITKFNIDAEKVNPRLA